From the Bombus pascuorum chromosome 7, iyBomPasc1.1, whole genome shotgun sequence genome, one window contains:
- the LOC132909173 gene encoding toll-like receptor Tollo — translation MRGSPAFFAILLGTIFGVLGASLSKALRYKAPDECKWVATGDTEDDVSLVCRLRTINSELENTNFSVIQPQHTVRLRLECSDALFYQSSLSAGSFRPLVELRELVIEYCKIGNLSDDAFKGLKELRNLTVRTHNTDWSAMALDVSAGAFTDELRQLEKLDLGENNMWSIPEGALCPLVNLEILNLTRNRLREVMSFRFNGASRCLSNLKELDLSNNSIESLPTAAFSGLTRLHSLDLRCNAISFMADRAFEGFSSLAILRLADNRLASLPPELFSDARNIQEIHLRNNTLNVLPPGLFSELTQLLVLDLSHNELTAEWVNAATFSGLVRLVVLDLSNNRIARLDPTVFRDLYSLQILRLQENLLETLPENTFSALYNLHTLLLSYNLLTVIDATTLSGLYVLNLLSLDNNRLHTIHPSSLRNASSLQEFHLNRNQLKSVPDALKATPLLRTLDLGENLISEIPTGTFDHVVQLYGLRLTENHIGNLTKGVFDRIKELKILNLAMNRIQYIEPGTFDENLNLQAIRLDGNQLTDIAGLFTNLPNLVWLNVSDNKLRWFDYAMIPTGLQWLDIHSNEIRELGNYFEIESQLQLSIFDASENKLTEITGNAIPMSVERLYLNDNQISKVQSYSFFKKPNLTTVELKGNQIRNLEPYALRISAVPPEKPLPEFYIGDNQYLCDCTMEWLQRVNRQNQTRVQPRVMDLESIYCKLLYDREHAFVPLVEASHSQFLCKYDTHCFALCHCCDFDACDCEMTCPLNCTCYHDQSWSANVVDCSNGGHVSKLPEQIPMDATRLYLDGNDLRGVSSHAFIGRKKLKVLFLNSSNIEIVQNRSFNGLRDLEDLHLQDNKIRELKGHEFEGLDALKLLYLHRNRIVSIGNDTFSSLRSLRILRLESNRLTTLAVWTLPGSIEISLSGNPWSCECDYLQSYREWIREPNVRVTDASALRCVYNVTEFEAFGNEVFADNEFGFSVANNDRERSNDSVCTGASSIDNDVHRNYTKTIIEKQVLQDYLPLLVATLVGSLLVVLLCMLGFVFRQELRVWFHSRFGVRIFYRNHEVDRDDRDKLFDAFVSYSSKDEAFVAEELAPVLEMGNPSYKLCLHYRDFPVGSFIADTIVQAVESSRRTIMVLSENFIKSEWCRFDFKSAHHQVLRDRRRRLILVLVGDVHQRDLDPDIRLYLKTNTYLQWGDKLFWEKLRFALPDVPNNQRTTQRTRQPPPVRRQHNNRTSNGSRTVSVHI, via the coding sequence ATGCGGGGCAGTCCTGCGTTCTTCGCCATATTACTGGGCACGATATTCGGTGTCCTCGGCGCGTCTCTCAGCAAAGCGCTCCGGTACAAAGCGCCGGATGAGTGCAAGTGGGTCGCGACCGGTGACACCGAGGATGACGTCTCGTTGGTCTGTCGCCTGAGAACGATCAACAGCGAGCTGGAGAACACCAACTTTAGCGTGATACAACCACAACATACGGTCCGTCTGCGGCTGGAATGCAGCGACGCGTTGTTCTACCAGAGCTCGCTGAGCGCCGGCAGCTTCAGGCCGTTGGTCGAGCTGCGCGAGCTGGTAATCGAGTACTGCAAGATCGGTAACCTGTCGGACGACGCGTTCAAAGGGTTGAAGGAGTTGCGTAATTTGACCGTGAGGACGCACAACACCGACTGGTCGGCGATGGCACTGGACGTGTCGGCCGGAGCGTTCACGGACGAGTTGAGGCAATTGGAGAAATTGGATCTCGGCGAGAATAACATGTGGAGTATACCGGAGGGTGCGCTGTGTCCCCTGGTCAATCTGGAAATTTTAAACTTGACGAGAAATCGATTGCGCGAGGTGATGAGTTTTCGGTTCAACGGAGCATCCAGGTGTCTGTCGAACTTGAAGGAATTGGATTTAAGTAACAACAGCATCGAATCACTGCCGACTGCCGCGTTCTCCGGTTTAACGCGGCTGCACAGTCTCGACCTCCGATGCAACGCCATCAGTTTCATGGCGGACCGCGCGTTCGAAGGCTTCTCCTCGTTAGCCATCTTGAGGCTCGCGGACAATCGGCTCGCTAGCTTGCCACCCGAACTCTTCAGCGACGCGAGGAACATCCAGGAGATTCATTTGAGGAACAACACGTTGAACGTGTTACCGCCCGGTTTGTTCAGTGAACTGACGCAGTTGTTGGTGCTCGATCTTTCTCATAACGAGTTGACCGCAGAGTGGGTGAACGCGGCTACTTTCAGTGGTTTGGTACGTTTAGTGGTGCTCGATCTATCTAACAATCGTATCGCTCGACTAGATCCGACCGTGTTTCGCGACCTGTACAGCTTACAGATTCTCCGGTTACAGGAGAATCTCTTGGAAACTCTACCGGAGAACACGTTCTCCGCGCTCTATAATCTTCACACCCTGTTGCTCAGCTATAATTTGCTAACTGTTATCGACGCGACCACGCTCAGCGGTCTTTACGTGCTGAATCTGCTTTCCTTGGACAACAACAGGCTGCACACGATCCACCCCAGCTCCCTGAGAAACGCCTCGTCCCTGCAAGAGTTTCACCTGAACCGTAACCAGCTTAAGTCCGTTCCGGACGCGTTGAAAGCCACTCCCCTTCTGCGAACTCTCGACCTCGGCGAGAATCTCATTTCGGAGATACCGACCGGCACGTTCGACCACGTGGTCCAGCTTTACGGGCTTCGATTAACCGAAAATCATATTGGGAATCTTACCAAGGGTGTTTTCGATCGTATCAAGGAGCTCAAGATATTAAATCTCGCGATGAATCGTATACAGTACATCGAACCCGGCACTTTCGACGAGAATCTCAACCTCCAAGCGATCCGTTTGGACGGTAATCAACTGACGGACATCGCCGGTCTTTTCACCAATCTGCCGAATCTCGTTTGGCTCAACGTCAGCGACAATAAACTCAGATGGTTCGACTACGCGATGATACCAACCGGATTGCAATGGCTCGACATCCACTCGAACGAGATACGAGAGCTGGGCAACTACTTCGAGATCGAGAGCCAGTTACAGCTGAGCATCTTCGACGCGAGCGAGAACAAGCTCACCGAGATCACCGGAAACGCGATACCAATGAGCGTGGAGAGGCTCTACCTCAACGACAACCAGATCTCCAAGGTGCAGAGTTATTCGTTTTTCAAGAAGCCCAACCTGACGACGGTCGAGTTGAAAGGAAACCAGATACGTAACTTGGAACCGTACGCGTTGCGTATCAGCGCCGTGCCACCGGAAAAGCCGCTGCCAGAATTTTACATCGGCGACAACCAGTACCTGTGCGACTGTACCATGGAGTGGTTGCAACGCGTCAACAGACAGAACCAGACTCGAGTGCAACCGCGAGTCATGGATCTGGAGAGTATTTACTGCAAACTTCTGTACGATCGAGAACACGCGTTCGTACCTTTGGTCGAGGCATCTCATTCGCAGTTTCTCTGCAAATACGATACACACTGCTTCGCCCTGTGCCACTGTTGCGACTTCGACGCCTGTGACTGCGAAATGACGTGCCCTTTGAACTGCACGTGTTACCACGATCAATCGTGGTCGGCGAACGTAGTGGACTGTTCGAATGGCGGACACGTGAGCAAGTTGCCCGAACAGATACCGATGGACGCGACGCGGCTCTATTTGGACGGGAACGACCTGCGCGGGGTGTCCAGTCACGCTTTCATCGGTCGTAAGAAGCTCAAAGTGCTGTTCCTCAATTCCTCCAACATCGAGATCGTGCAAAATCGATCGTTCAACGGTCTCAGAGACTTGGAGGATCTTCACCTACAAGACAACAAGATTCGAGAGCTGAAGGGACACGAGTTCGAGGGACTGGACGCTCTGAAACTTCTCTACTTGCATCGCAATCGAATCGTATCGATAGGCAACGAcaccttctcttctcttcgatCGTTACGCATTCTTCGATTGGAGAGCAATCGGCTGACGACTCTAGCCGTGTGGACTTTACCCGGTTCCATCGAAATCAGTTTGTCTGGAAATCCATGGTCCTGTGAGTGTGACTACCTTCAAAGTTACCGCGAGTGGATCCGCGAGCCGAACGTTCGCGTGACGGACGCGTCCGCGTTGCGCTGCGTGTACAACGTGACGGAGTTCGAGGCGTTCGGTAACGAGGTGTTCGCGGACAACGAGTTCGGGTTTTCCGTGGCGAACAACGATCGCGAGAGAAGCAACGATAGCGTGTGTACGGGGGCTAGTAGCATCGACAACGACGTGCACCGCAACTATACCAAGACTATCATCGAGAAACAAGTGCTACAGGACTATCTTCCACTTTTGGTTGCTACGTTAGTTGGCTCTCTATTGGTAGTCCTCCTCTGTATGTTGGGATTCGTGTTCCGTCAAGAACTTCGCGTATGGTTCCACTCGAGATTCGGTGTGAGGATATTCTATCGAAACCACGAAGTGGATCGGGACGATCGAGACAAACTGTTCGACGCTTTCGTCAGTTACAGTTCTAAAGACGAGGCGTTTGTTGCCGAGGAATTGGCGCCTGTCTTAGAGATGGGGAATCCTTCCTATAAATTGTGTCTGCACTACCGGGACTTTCCTGTCGGAAGCTTCATAGCAGACACCATAGTTCAAGCGGTAGAATCCTCGAGGAGAACCATAATGGTCCTGTCCGAAAACTTCATCAAGTCCGAGTGGTGTCGGTTCGATTTCAAATCGGCGCATCATCAAGTGTTGCGCGATCGAAGACGTCGACTGATCCTGGTGCTAGTGGGCGATGTTCATCAGCGAGACCTCGACCCAGACATTAGGCTATACCTGAAGACGAACACGTACTTGCAGTGGGGTGACAAGCTATTCTGGGAGAAACTTCGGTTCGCGTTGCCGGACGTACCGAACAATCAGAGGACCACGCAGAGGACGAGGCAGCCGCCGCCGGTCCGACGGCAGCACAACAACAGGACATCGAACGGATCGCGTACCGTCTCCGTGCACATATGA